In a genomic window of Gossypium arboreum isolate Shixiya-1 chromosome 7, ASM2569848v2, whole genome shotgun sequence:
- the LOC108455514 gene encoding uncharacterized protein LOC108455514 isoform X2 yields the protein MNLVRELERDLKVANIICMNGRRHLTSSMNEVSRDLVVNTDSKKKQALMDLLLVLAELLHARDMQVSLESLVQENNYCKAFQVLSEYLQVLDSFSELSVIQEMSNGVEFWLGRALQKLDSLLLGVCQEFKEEGYLTVVDAYALLGDVSGLAEKMQSFFMQEVISETHSVLKSIVHEDQDAHLQNSRLTYSDLCLQIPESKFRQCLLKTLAVLFKLICSYHEITSFQLENEALECPSTNAKLMEDRTPGSSSLEESTRSTSSADISEGTYYGNVESHQPVSEGRNGDGATSSSGSPWYHLRKEAIAVVSQTLLRGRKNLWQLTTSRVLVLLSSSAASTSIHQFLKNYEDLNTFILAGEAFCGVEVVEFRKKLKGVCENYFSAFHQQNISALKMVLEKETWLILPPEMMQIINFAGLVGDGVPFIAASDGNSSKPRVLHTDKSAKKIDRVAKKSGFSPWVRNGNPFLLKLSGSAKEANDCTPLSGATSGGYEGNVHNLHVDIVSSCNGDVDRINCSNSISEEENEDLLADFIDEDSQLPSRISKPNFPRSRSLHFSNDEFTAQTGSSVCLLRSMDKYARLMQKLEIVNVEFFKGICQLFEMFFYYLFEAFGQQNTGSSGKADSLTYRLKRALSRITADCDQWIKSPSGSLSSTSAHADVTRTAPQSSNFGHAAGMSFGLKERCAGADTLALVSRILHRSRTHLQSLLLKSNTAIVEDFFEHVVDSVPDLTEHIHRTTARVLLHINGYVDRIANAKWELKDLGMEHNGYVDLLLGEFKHYKTRLAHGGIHKEVHDLLLDYGLEIIAEILIEGLSRVKRCTDEGRALMSLDLQVLINGLQHFVSLNVKPKLQIVETFIKAYYLPETEYVHWARAHPEYSKNQIVGLINLVASMKGWKRKARLEVLEKIE from the exons AATGGAAGGAGGCATCTAACCTCATCGATGAATGAGGTTTCAAGGGACCTTGTTGTGAATACTGATTCTAAGAAGAAGCAAGCTCTTATG GACTTGCTTCTAGTATTGGCTGAACTTCTTCATGCACGGGACATGCAAGTATCTCTTGAATCCCTTGTTCAGGAAAATAATTACTGCAAG GCATTTCAAGTACTATCCGAGTATCTACAAGTACTTGATAGTTTCTCAGAGCTCTCAGTTATACAAGAGATGAGCAATGGTGTTGAG TTTTGGCTAGGAAGAGCTCTTCAAAAGCTGGATTCACTCTTGTTAGGAGTGTGCCAGGAGTTTAAAGAAGAAGGCTATTTAACT GTGGTTGACGCATATGCTTTGCTAGGAGATGTCTCTGGTCTTGCTGAAAAGATGCAAAGTTTTTTCATGCAAGAAGTTATCTCAGAAACTCACTCTGTTTTGAAGAGTATTGTTCATGAG GATCAAGATGCACATTTGCAAAATAGTAG ACTCACCTACAGTGATCTATGCCTTCAGATACCTGAATCTAAGTTTAGGCAGTGTTTATTAAAAACACTAGCTGTCTTGTTCAAATTGATTTGTTCTTATCATGAAATCACGAGCTTTCAGCTGGAGAATGAG GCTTTAGAGTGCCCATCAACAAATGCCAAATTGATGGAAG ACAGGACACCAGGTTCATCTTCCTTAGAGGAGTCTACAAGATCCACTTCCTCAGCTGATATCTCTGAAGGGACTTATTATGGAAATGTAGAATCCCATCAACCAGTTTCTGAGGGTAGAAATGGTGATGGTGCGACATCAAGCAGTGGATCTCCATGGTATCATCTAAGGAAAGAAGCCATAGCTGTTGTATCACAAACCCTGCTGAGGGGACGGAAGAATCTTTGGCAACTTACAACTAGCCGGGTACTAGTACTGCTTTCTTCTTCTGCTGCTTCTACAAGCATacatcaatttttgaaaaattatgaaGATCTTAACACATTCATCTTGGCTGGGGAAGCCTTCTGTGGAGTTGAGGTAGTTGAATTCAGGAAGAAATTGAAGGGTGTTTGTGAAAACTATTTTTCAGCATTTCATCAGCAAAATATATCT GCACTTAAAATGGTTTTAGAGAAGGAAACTTGGCTTATATTGCCACCGGAGATGATGCAAATAATTAATTTTGCTGGTCTAGTAGGTGACGGGGTACCTTTTATTGCTGCATCTGATGGTAACTCTTCTAAGCCTAGGGTGCTTCACACTGACAAATCAGCAAAAAAAATTGACAGAGTTGCCAAGAAGAGTGGATTTTCTCCTTGGGTTAGAAATGGAAATCCATTTTTGCTAAAACTAAGTGGTAGTGCCAAAGAAGCTAATGATTGCACCCCGCTTAGTGGAGCAACCTCTGGTGGATACGAGGGAAATGTTCATAATCTTCATGTTGATATTGTCTCTTCCTGCAATGGTGATGTAGATCGTATCAACTGCTCCAATTCTATATCAGAAGAGGAAAATGAGGATTTACTTGCTGACTTTATTGATGAAGATAGCCAACTCCCTAGTCGAATATCAAAACCCAACTTTCCAAGAAGTCGCTCTTTGCATTTCAGTAATGATGAGTTTACAGCACAAACTGGATCATCTGTTTGTCTTCTAAG GTCAATGGATAAATATGCAAGGTTGATGCAGAAACTTGAAATAGTAAATGTTGAGTTTTTTAAG GGCATATGCCAGTTATTTGAgatgtttttctattatttatttgAAGCCTTTGGTCAGCAAAACACGGGTTCAAGTGGAAAGGCCGACTCTCTTACTT ATCGGTTAAAGAGAGCCTTATCAAGAATAACAGCGGATTGTGATCAGTGGATCAAAAGTCCATCAGGATCCTTATCATCTACATCTGCACATGCAGATGTGACACGTACTGCTCCTCAAAGTTCAAATTTTGGTCATGCAGCAGGCATGTCATTTGGTCTAAAG GAAAGATGTGCTGGTGCTGATACTTTAGCCCTTGTTTCTCGTATATTGCATAGATCTAGAACTCATCTCCAATCATTGCTGCTTAAGAGTAATACAGCTATAGTTGAAGATTTCTTTGAACACGTG GTGGATTCTGTTCCAGATCTTACAGAACACATACATAGGACAACCGCAAGAGTACTGCTCCACATTAACGG GTATGTTGATCGAATTGCTAATGCAAAATGGGAACTGAAAGACCTTGGGATGGAGCACAATGG GTATGTGGATTTGTTGTTAGGAGAATttaagcactataaaacaaggctCGCTCATGGGGGAATTCACAAGGAG GTTCACGACCTTCTCTTGGACTATGGGCTTGAAATTATTGCAGAAATTCTTATTGAAGGTCTATCACGAGTGAAAAGATGTACTGATGAAGGACGAGCTCTCATGTCATTAGACCTTCAG GTTTTAATCAATGGCTTGCAACACTTTGTCTCCTTGAATGTGAAGCCAAAGTTACAGATCGTTGAAACTTTCATCAAG GCTTATTATCTCCCTGAAACTGAATATGTACACTGGGCACGAGCTCATCCT GAATACAGCAAGAATCAAATTGTGGGATTGATAAACCTTGTTGCTTCAATGAAAGGTTGGAAAAGAAAAGCCAGGTTGGAAGTGCTAGAAAAGATAGAATAA
- the LOC108481922 gene encoding solanesyl-diphosphate synthase 1, mitochondrial-like isoform X1, which produces MARAALLHLLRYRTASAAAAAEPLSAFRCQLMTRSNSKTPAAGIKWAGFCRPFSSKAALNDVIGNDTDSSVAVMEPQERVDPFSLVANELSLIATRLRSMVAAEVPNLASAAEYFFKIGAEGKRFRPTVLLLMATALDVHIPELSPPGFGDTLTIDLRTRQQRIAEITEMIHVASLLHDDVLDDADTRRGVGSLNAVMGNKLAVLAGDFLLSRACLTLASLKNTEVVTLIATVVENLVTGETMQLTTASNKRFSMEYYMQKTYNKTASLMSNSCKSVALLAGHTAEIAMLAFEYGKNLGLAFQLIDDVLDFTGTSASLGKGSLSDIRHGIITAPILFAMEEYPQLRAVVDKGFDNPANVDIALEYLGKSRGIERTKELAMKHANLAAAAIDSLPQSDDEDVIKSRQALIDLTQRVITRNK; this is translated from the exons ATGGCGAGGGCTGCTCTTCTTCATTTGTTAAGATACCGCACGGCTTCCGCCGCCGCAGCTGCAGAACCTCTCTCCGCCTTTAGATGC CAACTGATGACTAGAAGCAATAGTAAGACACCAGCAGCAGGGATTAAGTGGGCAGGTTTTTGCAGACCTTTCAG CTCAAAAGCTGCTCTAAATGATGTTATCGGTAATGATACGGATTCCAGCGTGGCAGTCATGGAACCACAG GAACGAGTTGACCCATTTTCCCTTGTTGCCAATGAGCTATCACTTATTGCTACCAGACTGCGGTCAATGGTAGCTGCTGAA GTTCCTAATCTTGCTTCAGCTGCGGAGTACTTCTTCAAAATTGGGGCTGAAGGAAAGAGGTTTCGTCCCACG GTTTTACTTTTAATGGCGACAGCTTTGGATGTGCATATCCCTGAACTATCTCCTCCTGGATTTGGAGATACCTTAACAATTGATTTGCGTACAAGACAGCAGCGTATAGCTGAGATCACAGAGATGATCCAT GTGGCAAGCCTCCTTCATGACGATGTCTTGGATGATGCAGACACAAGACGTGGTGTTGGTTCACTAAATGCTGTAATGGGCAACAAG TTGGCTGTTTTAGCAGGAGATTTCCTGCTTTCTCGAGCTTGTCTGACCCTTGCTTCTTTAAAAAATACAGAG GTTGTCACCTTAATTGCAACAGTTGTTGAGAATCTTGTTACTGGTGAAACCATGCAACTAACAACTGCTTCTAATAAACGTTTTAG CATGGAATATTACATGCAGAAGACATACAACAAGACTGCATCCTTAATGTCAAACAGCTGCAAGTCAGTTGCCCTTCTTGCTGGGCACACAGCAGAAATCGCAATGTTAGCCTTTGAGTACGGAAAAAATCTG GGATTAGCATTTCAATTGATAGATGATGTTCTTGATTTCACAGGCACATCAGCATCCCTTGGAAAGGGTTCTTTATCTGATATCCGACAT GGAATCATAACAGCTCCAATCTTGTTTGCTATGGAAGAATATCCTCAACTGCGAGCAGTCGTTGACAAGGGATTTGACAACCCCGCAAATGTTGACAta GCACTCGAGTATCTTGGGAAGAGTAGGGGAATAGAAAGGACCAAGGAACTAGCCATGAAACATGCAAATCTAGCTGCTGCAGCCATTGATTCACTACCCCAAAGTGATGATGAAGATGTAATAAAGTCGAGGCAGGCCCTTATTGATCTCACCCAAAGAGTTATCACCAGAAATAAGTGA
- the LOC108481922 gene encoding solanesyl-diphosphate synthase 1, mitochondrial-like isoform X2 codes for MVAAEVPNLASAAEYFFKIGAEGKRFRPTVLLLMATALDVHIPELSPPGFGDTLTIDLRTRQQRIAEITEMIHVASLLHDDVLDDADTRRGVGSLNAVMGNKLAVLAGDFLLSRACLTLASLKNTEVVTLIATVVENLVTGETMQLTTASNKRFSMEYYMQKTYNKTASLMSNSCKSVALLAGHTAEIAMLAFEYGKNLGLAFQLIDDVLDFTGTSASLGKGSLSDIRHGIITAPILFAMEEYPQLRAVVDKGFDNPANVDIALEYLGKSRGIERTKELAMKHANLAAAAIDSLPQSDDEDVIKSRQALIDLTQRVITRNK; via the exons ATGGTAGCTGCTGAA GTTCCTAATCTTGCTTCAGCTGCGGAGTACTTCTTCAAAATTGGGGCTGAAGGAAAGAGGTTTCGTCCCACG GTTTTACTTTTAATGGCGACAGCTTTGGATGTGCATATCCCTGAACTATCTCCTCCTGGATTTGGAGATACCTTAACAATTGATTTGCGTACAAGACAGCAGCGTATAGCTGAGATCACAGAGATGATCCAT GTGGCAAGCCTCCTTCATGACGATGTCTTGGATGATGCAGACACAAGACGTGGTGTTGGTTCACTAAATGCTGTAATGGGCAACAAG TTGGCTGTTTTAGCAGGAGATTTCCTGCTTTCTCGAGCTTGTCTGACCCTTGCTTCTTTAAAAAATACAGAG GTTGTCACCTTAATTGCAACAGTTGTTGAGAATCTTGTTACTGGTGAAACCATGCAACTAACAACTGCTTCTAATAAACGTTTTAG CATGGAATATTACATGCAGAAGACATACAACAAGACTGCATCCTTAATGTCAAACAGCTGCAAGTCAGTTGCCCTTCTTGCTGGGCACACAGCAGAAATCGCAATGTTAGCCTTTGAGTACGGAAAAAATCTG GGATTAGCATTTCAATTGATAGATGATGTTCTTGATTTCACAGGCACATCAGCATCCCTTGGAAAGGGTTCTTTATCTGATATCCGACAT GGAATCATAACAGCTCCAATCTTGTTTGCTATGGAAGAATATCCTCAACTGCGAGCAGTCGTTGACAAGGGATTTGACAACCCCGCAAATGTTGACAta GCACTCGAGTATCTTGGGAAGAGTAGGGGAATAGAAAGGACCAAGGAACTAGCCATGAAACATGCAAATCTAGCTGCTGCAGCCATTGATTCACTACCCCAAAGTGATGATGAAGATGTAATAAAGTCGAGGCAGGCCCTTATTGATCTCACCCAAAGAGTTATCACCAGAAATAAGTGA